From Aquabacter sp. L1I39, the proteins below share one genomic window:
- the paaI gene encoding hydroxyphenylacetyl-CoA thioesterase PaaI has product MSAPASAAPTRDPAEVARLSAAAMWSTDNASQGLGIEILEVGPGTSKLAMTLADHMTNGHGMAHGGFIFALADSAFAFACNSYGERVVAAQCAITYLRPGLKGHRLIATGREVARSGRSGIYDVTVTQDGVTIAEFRGHSRLIGGSMLPEAGDENRPSQTRP; this is encoded by the coding sequence ATGAGCGCCCCGGCCTCCGCCGCGCCGACGCGCGATCCCGCCGAGGTGGCGCGCCTTTCCGCCGCCGCCATGTGGTCGACCGACAATGCCAGCCAGGGCCTCGGCATCGAGATCCTGGAGGTGGGCCCCGGCACCTCGAAGCTCGCCATGACGCTCGCCGACCACATGACCAACGGCCACGGCATGGCTCATGGCGGCTTCATCTTCGCGCTGGCCGACAGCGCCTTTGCCTTTGCCTGCAATTCCTATGGCGAGCGGGTGGTGGCGGCCCAGTGCGCCATCACCTATCTGCGGCCGGGACTGAAGGGCCATCGCCTGATCGCCACCGGACGCGAGGTGGCCCGCTCCGGGCGCAGCGGCATCTATGACGTGACCGTCACGCAGGATGGCGTGACCATTGCTGAATTTCGCGGCCATTCCCGGCTCATCGGCGGCAGCATGCTGCCGGAGGCCGGGGACGAGAACCGCCCCTCGCAAACGCGACCTTGA